The nucleotide window TCCCAAGGGCATGCTCAAGCACAGCAGATGCAATTTCAACGTCACAGAATGCAACCTCCTCAATATCAAGTTTCCTATCCAACACCCGAGTATAGGGCAGCAGCTTTGGTACGTATAAGAAACACAACACGACTGTCAAGGATCACAAGCTGCAACATATACCGAAGTAactgttgatggtgtttatTAGGAGTATCTAGTAGGACCTTCCTCTTCCGTCCATGCCACAACTTTGGGGTATCATATTCTCGTCACTTCATGCTTATCACCCTACGCTGTTACCAATGTTGGAATTGCCGGTTTATTCGCGGCTCTCTGCCTCAGCCTGCTTCTGGAGATCGTGCTCAACACCACGCTGGCGGGTCTTGCCCTCAGCACGAAGCTCGTCGTAGTGAGCCTCCTGCTCCTTGTTGCCGGTGAGGTTGGAGACGGCGCCACCAAGAGTACCCTGGACACGCTCGCTGATGCCAGTGCCGAGATCACTGAGCTGACCCTTGGCCTCCTGGTTTCTACCCTCGAGATTCTGCTCGTGGCCAGCCTTCTTCAGGGACTATTAATCATATTAGCAAAGTAAGCGCGATTCGAGTTATTCATCTTACCTCGCTGCCGATGATTCCACCAACGGCCTCCTTAGCGGAGCCAGCAGTCTGGTTCCAAGAACCCTCAGTGCGGTTGGTGTCATCTTTGGCGGCGGCACCGGAGCCAGAGAGGGTGGCACCAGGGAGCTTGGCGGTAGCGTGGGACGCATCATGCTCGGCCTCGgccttctgcttcttgaggtcGCCAGCGGCCTGGTCGCTGGTGTTTCCAGTAAGACTACCAATAGCGCTCTGGACAGCACCGGAGGCGGAGTCGACGACGGACTTGAGAGTGGAAGGCTGGGGGGTATCAGACATGTTGGTGATTGATGGGTTTGGTGGGATTTGTGGTTTGTTTATGCTTGTGTAGGTTGGAGTTCTTGATAGTGTTTGGATttcaaggatgttgatgaaggaaTTAAGTTGAGTCGAAGGGCGGGAGAGGAGAACACTTTATAGTAATTTGAAGGAAGTCCATCACGAAGGAAGATATCTCACCAAGGCAACTGCAGTGGCACAATGATGTCATTTCCGTTGTGGATTGCAGTGACGCGCCGCGCACAGGTATCTAGGCAGAGGTGGAAGGAGCTGTTAGCGGGCAGGAGCTTATGACGTCAACAAAGGAAGGCAGCAGGTACTCCCATAGGTAGATGTAATTCATCCACAAACGCCGGGAAGTCGCGATCCACGTTTCGGAGTGGTTGAGTAACGTAATAATATTTGATCAACCCCATCACTTGATGTCGGTTGTTTGTACAGGAGTGTCAAGATCGAGATTTGAAGCAATGGACATCTTACATGCCCTCCATcaggaagcaagaaaacttgagacCTTGATTGAcgatgccaaaataaactcgTCAAATAGTCCTCTAAGTTTGAGATAGTTTAtctaagtctttttgtcatttagGATAAAGTTcctaggtaggtagtaaGTTTTCTTTCCTCCCTCAGCATGAACAAGCGCTGTTTTTAGCCACGCATGTGATAATCAACATTCAAGCAAGACTCATATAAACTGTCACTTATCAAACACTAAAATGGAACATTGCGTCAGATATGGTATCACTTTAGAAGATAAAACGTGGTCGGCATGCGCAATAATGAATGGTCATGTCTCATTCTGTGCGACTCTAGTCTTGATCTCAAACCAAACTCAACTCCGATTGTTTGTTTCATTTCCAACAGGCAAAGCACGTTCCCAGTGCTTGATGTGAATGAGAGGCGCCTGTTTATCGTCCTTTGATCCATCCCATGATTTGCAAGCCCCTTTGACCAATTGCTCCCTATTTTCGTCCTCAGAATGTAAAAGAAAGAGGTATCTCTGATATTACAGTATGCTATACAGACACAACTGAGCCTCGCTTCAGCCGGTCACCGTCATTAACGTCCTTGATTCATCCAGAGTAACTAAGGCTGAACACGAAACTCTAGATGAACGGataatcatcatcatcacagcTTGCTTAGTGCTGGCTCCACTGAATGGTGTTCAGGTCGATGCCCTCCTGGACGAGCTCCCACAGAGGGCTTAGCTCTCGGAGGAAAGTGACACGCTCCTGCACCGCCTTGAGGACATAGTCAATCTCCGCTTCAGTGGTAAAGCGGCCGATACCGAATCGGATACTGCTGTGAGCGCTCTCATCACTGTTGCCAAGCGCACGTAGAACGTAGCTAGGCTCCAGTGAGGCCGAGGTACAAGCACTGCCCGAAGACAGGGCAATATCCTTAAGAGCCATCAGGAGAGACTCTCCCTCGACATAAGCAAAGGAAACGTTGACGCAACCGGGGTAGAAGGAGTCGGCAGCGCCGTTCTGTGTCGTGTGCTCCATAGACAAAAGGCCGTTGAGCAGGCGATCTGAGAGATACTTAATGCGCTTGGTGTCGTACTATAAATAGGTCAGTATCTCATGTACGTAGACATGGACAAAACACAAGACTGAAAGACATTGTAGATCAGACAGAAGCTTCGATCAACACGGCCGGCCTTGTCACGGGCCATTCAGAAAGCCATGCATGTGTAGAGCAACTCATCATATGTACAGAGAGAGGTTTAAGAAAGTTATGAGTACTTACTGccatctcctccttggcAATGCGACAAGCCTCGCCAAAGCCGGCAACGAGGGAGGGAGCAAGAGTTCCACTTCGGAGACCTCGTTCCTGACCACCGCCGGTAATAAGAGGGTCCAGTCTGACCCTAGGTCGCCTTCGGACATAACAGGCACCAATACCCTTGGGACCATAAATTTTATGTGAAGAAATTGACATCAAGTCAATATTCATGGCGTTGACATCGAGGGGAATCTTGCCCACAGCTTGGGCAGCGTCAGtatggaagaagatcttCTTCGATCGGCACAGCTTGCCGATTTGCTCAATAGGCTGAATCACACCAATCTCGTTGTTGACAGTCATGATACTGACGAGGGCAGTCTCGGGTCGAATAGCGGCCTCCAGGTCCTCCATTCGGATGAGACCGTTGTTCTGAACAGGGAGATATGTGACCTCGAAGCCCTCATCCTGGAGATGGCGGCAGCTGTCGAGCACGCACTTGTGCTCAGTCTGTGTTGTGATGATGTGCTTCTTCTTACCAGATCGACCAAAGAAGCGAGCGACACCCTTGATACTCATGTTATTACTCTCAGTGGCACCGctggtgaagatgatctcCTTGGAGTCAGCACCAATAAGCTTGGCGACGTGCTCACGCGCATCTTCTACGGCCTTCTCACTCTCCCAGCCATAAGCATGTGTCCGCGAATGGGGGTTGCCGTAGACGCCAACATAGAATGGCATCATTGCATCGAGAACTCGAGGATCGACGGGTGTTGTGGCCTGCATGTCGAGGTAGATGGGACGCTGGCCCTCTTCCATAACTGCTGCTTGCTTCAGGACTTCTATTTGGGATAATTAGCCTCAATATAAAAAAAATCTCACTCACTAGGCAGAGCGGGACAAGATGCACTTACCAGCCATTGGGCTAACGCTAGCATTGGAGGGAGTATCAGGAGGAGGGATGTCAGCAAAGGCCTTCTTATCGAGCTTGATAGCCGTCTCAACCTGAGCATTGTCCCTCTTGGTCTCGGATACATATCCACGTTGTGATGTGCGCCTCGCCACGACAGCTGCACGAGCCATACCTCGCAGAGGAGCTACAGTGACGCGAAAGGCTGGGCTCAAGCCAACTCGGCCCGCCGAGCGCAGGGCGCATGAAGCGATATTGGAAGACATTATGAATTGAATGTCTGGCAGTTGCAAGGACGAAGAAACGTCAAGCTAAGCcagtgggaagaagaagagaagatgtgaattttggtggaggaggcgTTGAGCTCCAGGTCCAAGATTTGTCATTAGCTTGTCGGCTCGGGGTCCTCGGTGATAAGCCTCCGGCAGATTCGGCACGGCCATTGGCTGAAAAAGCCGGGGAGCGGCAGAAGGTGCGCTCTTTAGGTCTTAGGTTACGgcggaggagaagctggaagaGTCATTATTTCGTGGCGAGATGTTGTAACGAGGAGGCAATCGATGCGACGTTCTTTGCAGGGCCTTTCCAGGTGTTATCTGCTCTCTGTGCATCCCGTCCGCTGCAGGCTGCCAGTTCAgagcctcaacctcaggGACCCCAGTACACTCagaccttgttcttggtgcGGTGCGGAGGGTTAGGTTCCTATTGCGGTGCAGGCGGAGTTTTCGTTGAACCTTCAATTCACCGAAACCGACAGGCACGGGCATACATATTATTCTCTGCATGCGCCTCTCCAGGCATTTCCCCATTCCCCAAGGTTGAACTACCTGCAGTACCTATGTAAAAGAAAGGGCTTATGGCTCGGGTCCCTGGAAGCTGTCAAGAGTGACGCAACGCCCATGACGCAGTGGACGCAGTGGCTATAGTCCCTAAGGTCACTCCTCTGAAATCCAAACCCTGAGTAAATGACTACTCCGGCCAACTCGGTATTTAAAAAAAGGTATATGGTTCAAGACAAAACCACGTTACCAGAACATTGAGCTCACGTCTAAATACTTTGATATACTCTGTACCTACCTATTTTCCCTGTCAGTCTGATACTTAATAGTCCCTGACTGCCATTGTCATCTCAGCTTCCCCCATGTGTCCCTATTATTTCTTCAACCTCCTGATAGCCACAGCATCGGAAACCGGCAGGCTTGGCAGCAAGGCAAAGGATGGGCTGGGCAGCAAAAAAGGTCCAGTGAGGGAACTTAAACCTGGGAGCTAAGCTAAAACACAGCCACACAAGTGGACGTCACCGTTCTACGACTCACTCAGTCATGTTCTGGGTTGTCCTGCCCTGTCATAATCGAGAGCTTCATAAGTTGCCTTCTCGTCTAACTTTGGCGGCCTCGCGATCTGAGGGTTTTCGCGATACTCACTCACTCTTCTTCCACCCACCACCGACTCTACTCCTGGCATCACTAGAATAATCTAACAGCTATCGCCGCGCTCTCGCCATGAGCTTCAAAGGCTTCCAGAAGAGCCTCACTCGGGTAAGCCGTGCCCCTCACTTGATGGTGCTTGGATTTCCAGCATGTCTCGCGCGCACAAAACGCCATTTGCGTGCGGCTAAAGAGTCGAGACACGCCATCATGACGAGACACACGATCTCAAGTACTAATATATCTTGCTCTTAGGCCCCGCAACAATTCAAGTCCAAATTCAACATCGGCGAGCATACCAAAGATGCTGTCTACATCGATGCCGAGCGTCGTTTCCAGGAACTCGAGACTgagaccaagaagctccaCGATGAGTCCAAAAAGTACTTCGAGTCCATCAATGGCATGCTCTCCCATCAGATCGAGTTCAGCAAGGCCATGACCGAAGTCTACAAGCCCATCTCGGGTCGCATGTCAGACCCAGACTCAATGAAGATAGAGGGTAACCCCGAAGGCATCCGTGCTTGCGAAGAATACGAGGCTGTAGTCAAGGACCTGCAAGAGACGTTGGCCCCGGAGTTAGAAATGATAGAATCTAGGATTATCCGTCCCGCTAACGAGTTGCTCGACGTCGTCAAGGTGATACGCAAGACCGCCCTCAAGCGTGAACACAAGAGACTCGACTACGACCGACACCGCACaaccctcaagaagctgcagGACAAGAAAGAGCGCACTGCCAAGGATGAAAAGGCAATGTGGAAGGCCGAAGGAGACGTCGAGCAAGCCACCCAGGACTTCAACTACTTCAACGACCTCCTCAAGGACGAGCTACCCAAGCTGTTCCAGCTTGAGCGCGAATTCATCCAGCCCCTCTTCCAATCGTTCTACTACATGCAGCTCAACATCTTCTACACACTCCATGAGAAGATGCAAAATTGCGACATCGGTTATTTCGATCTCACGCTCGACATTGAGGATGCTTTCCATGAGAAGCGCGGCGACATTCAAGAACAGGCTGAAGCGCTGTCCATCTGTCGCTTCAAGACTACCGGTCGCCCGCGACCTGTGCGATACGGAGCCAAGCCTGCCCTCGAAGGCCCCAAGCAGCCCGCACTCCTTACACAGGGAGGCGAGGGTTCCAAACCGTCAAGCAGCACTGTGACGAGCCCCAAAATTGGTGGCTATCAACG belongs to Fusarium oxysporum Fo47 chromosome V, complete sequence and includes:
- a CDS encoding pyridoxal phosphate-dependent transferase; protein product: MSSNIASCALRSAGRVGLSPAFRVTVAPLRGMARAAVVARRTSQRGYVSETKRDNAQVETAIKLDKKAFADIPPPDTPSNASVSPMAEVLKQAAVMEEGQRPIYLDMQATTPVDPRVLDAMMPFYVGVYGNPHSRTHAYGWESEKAVEDAREHVAKLIGADSKEIIFTSGATESNNMSIKGVARFFGRSGKKKHIITTQTEHKCVLDSCRHLQDEGFEVTYLPVQNNGLIRMEDLEAAIRPETALVSIMTVNNEIGVIQPIEQIGKLCRSKKIFFHTDAAQAVGKIPLDVNAMNIDLMSISSHKIYGPKGIGACYVRRRPRVRLDPLITGGGQERGLRSGTLAPSLVAGFGEACRIAKEEMAYDTKRIKYLSDRLLNGLLSMEHTTQNGAADSFYPGCVNVSFAYVEGESLLMALKDIALSSGSACTSASLEPSYVLRALGNSDESAHSSIRFGIGRFTTEAEIDYVLKAVQERVTFLRELSPLWELVQEGIDLNTIQWSQH
- a CDS encoding amphiphysin, producing the protein MSFKGFQKSLTRAPQQFKSKFNIGEHTKDAVYIDAERRFQELETETKKLHDESKKYFESINGMLSHQIEFSKAMTEVYKPISGRMSDPDSMKIEGNPEGIRACEEYEAVVKDLQETLAPELEMIESRIIRPANELLDVVKVIRKTALKREHKRLDYDRHRTTLKKLQDKKERTAKDEKAMWKAEGDVEQATQDFNYFNDLLKDELPKLFQLEREFIQPLFQSFYYMQLNIFYTLHEKMQNCDIGYFDLTLDIEDAFHEKRGDIQEQAEALSICRFKTTGRPRPVRYGAKPALEGPKQPALLTQGGEGSKPSSSTVTSPKIGGYQRPASTANEGAAPPPYTPPTGANAGLAAIAAGKKKPPPPKPKPKPMRLTAPGVETVTALYDYAAQAEGDLSFRAGDVIEIVTRTQNENEWWTGRLQGKEGQFPGNYVQLNS